A portion of the Halopelagius inordinatus genome contains these proteins:
- a CDS encoding NosD domain-containing protein, whose product MALLSPGGTRWLAVVLVGVLAVLSLSFVLTPASGERLQPAAFDDTVTVGGTGIDIRRSEEEGFVVPKAQVYFSNYRYVVGYYGVSAAASELSDSSTTRQFGTPLAVFVSDFSRVEPSLTAEGFVVPEQNRAVGWVTAEDAHFVVGSEARVPSGPVVLGFSDREDADRFAAAHGGRVVDWEGVQRTAADPLDERLEAFRNDEAARDRFANRTVAAAEPLFDRPRSVVVGDDAPTVAAAVADAPPDTTVYLPPGTYRTDGLVVNRSITLAGAGEETVLRGDGNGSVVHAKADRVGVANLRIDGVGTVGSRGPDRRDVTTDWDTSVQLAYGYGDAGIVLDGSNGSAVSGARIETNASGILVRGSDRTVVEGVTVDGAPTPEEGFMGAILIDGRSVVENSTFRGGRDGVYTHRADGSVVRRNRMVGGRYGVHEMYTSNTLVADNTVRDAQSGVIVMTRPVGNIVVGNDVRDSTYGVVPAGGESLYADNVVVNNGYGLQVAGDRNAFVGNVVVGNRVGVRGNEILPTNWAIRNDVVDNDRRVEVTLGPTRTWTHGGVGNHWGELPLTDADSDGVYDRTYRPSGAVDGRLGETPGATTLARSPAATTLRGVQDVVSGLRQSGVVDSAPRTSPFRPAAVERARANATDGGETA is encoded by the coding sequence ATGGCTCTGTTGTCACCGGGCGGTACGCGCTGGCTCGCGGTCGTTCTGGTCGGGGTGCTCGCCGTACTGAGCCTCTCGTTCGTCTTGACGCCCGCGAGCGGTGAACGTCTCCAACCGGCGGCGTTCGACGACACCGTCACGGTGGGCGGGACGGGCATCGACATCCGGCGGTCCGAAGAAGAGGGGTTCGTCGTCCCGAAGGCGCAGGTGTACTTCTCGAACTACCGCTACGTGGTCGGGTACTACGGCGTCTCGGCGGCCGCCTCGGAACTGTCGGACTCCTCGACGACGAGGCAGTTCGGAACTCCGCTCGCGGTGTTCGTCTCGGACTTCTCGCGGGTCGAACCGTCCCTCACCGCCGAGGGGTTCGTCGTTCCGGAGCAGAACCGCGCGGTCGGGTGGGTCACCGCCGAAGACGCCCACTTCGTCGTCGGGAGCGAAGCGCGAGTTCCGTCCGGCCCCGTCGTCCTCGGATTCTCCGACCGCGAGGACGCAGACCGGTTTGCCGCGGCCCACGGCGGGCGCGTCGTCGATTGGGAGGGGGTCCAGAGAACGGCGGCCGACCCCCTCGACGAACGCCTCGAAGCGTTCCGAAACGACGAGGCGGCCCGCGACCGCTTCGCGAACCGAACCGTCGCGGCCGCCGAACCGCTGTTCGACCGCCCGCGGAGCGTCGTCGTCGGAGACGACGCGCCCACCGTCGCCGCCGCCGTTGCCGACGCGCCGCCCGACACCACGGTGTATCTCCCGCCCGGAACCTACAGAACGGACGGACTCGTCGTCAACCGGTCGATTACCCTCGCGGGTGCGGGCGAGGAGACGGTGCTCCGCGGCGACGGTAACGGAAGCGTCGTCCACGCCAAAGCCGACCGGGTCGGTGTCGCGAACCTGCGAATCGACGGCGTCGGCACCGTCGGGAGTCGCGGCCCGGACCGACGCGACGTAACCACGGACTGGGACACGAGCGTCCAACTCGCGTACGGGTACGGCGACGCCGGAATCGTCCTCGACGGGTCGAACGGGTCCGCCGTCTCCGGCGCCCGCATCGAGACGAACGCCTCCGGCATCCTCGTCCGCGGAAGCGACCGCACCGTCGTCGAGGGTGTGACCGTCGACGGCGCGCCGACGCCCGAAGAGGGGTTCATGGGCGCTATCCTCATCGACGGTCGCAGCGTCGTCGAGAACTCGACGTTCCGCGGCGGCCGAGACGGCGTCTACACCCACCGCGCCGACGGGAGCGTCGTTCGCCGCAACCGCATGGTCGGCGGTCGGTACGGCGTCCACGAGATGTACACCTCGAACACGCTCGTCGCGGACAACACCGTCCGCGACGCGCAGTCGGGCGTAATCGTGATGACGCGACCCGTCGGAAACATCGTCGTGGGCAACGACGTCCGAGACAGCACCTACGGCGTCGTTCCGGCCGGCGGCGAGTCGCTGTACGCGGACAACGTCGTCGTGAACAACGGCTACGGGCTACAGGTCGCCGGGGACCGAAACGCCTTCGTCGGGAACGTCGTCGTCGGGAACCGCGTCGGCGTGCGCGGAAACGAGATACTCCCGACGAACTGGGCGATACGAAACGACGTGGTGGACAACGACCGCCGCGTCGAGGTGACACTCGGACCGACGCGGACGTGGACGCACGGCGGCGTCGGCAACCACTGGGGCGAACTGCCGCTGACCGACGCCGACTCCGACGGCGTCTACGACCGAACGTACCGCCCGTCGGGGGCCGTAGACGGCCGACTCGGCGAGACGCCGGGCGCGACAACGCTCGCGCGGTCGCCGGCGGCGACGACGCTCCGCGGCGTCCAAGACGTGGTCTCGGGACTCCGCCAGTCGGGCGTCGTGGACTCGGCGCCCCGGACGTCCCCGTTCCGTCCGGCGGCGGTCGAACGGGCGCGCGCGAACGCGACTGACGGGGGCGAGACGGCGTGA
- a CDS encoding 2-oxoacid:acceptor oxidoreductase subunit alpha, producing MPADFNWAIGGEAGDGIDSTGKIFAQALSRAGRHVFTSKDFASRIRGGYTAYKVRTSVDPVQSVVDRLDVLIALTPRTIEENLEELHEGSVIIYDGERTTMENIEIPEGMIGLDVPLKRLAEEAGGAIMRNVVALGAACEVSNFPIENLDSALEKRFGSKGQSLVDNNKEAARSGQDYVEENYDHEFDYDLDTTEEDYVLLNGDQAIGMGAIAAGCKFYAGYPITPATDVMEYLKGRIEQFGGHVLQAEDELSAINVALGAARAGARSMTATSGPGIDLMTETFGLVATSETPLVIADVMRSGPSTGMPTKQEQGDLNMLLHGGHGEIPRFVLAPTTIAECFWKTVEAFNLAEKYQTPVYLTSDLAMAVTEQTFSPEMFDMDEVEIDRGKVVDDDTIGEWQNEKGQFQPHALTDDGVSPRAFPGTEGGAHMSTGLEHDELGRRTEDTDMRVQQVDKRQQKVQTARDDEDWSPREFGNEDADNLVVSWGSNEGAMREAIEFLEDDGIDVRFLSVPYIFPRPDLTEDIEAADDVIVVECNATGQFADVVEHDTLTRVKRLNKYNGVRFNADELAADIKELLAEEATAQ from the coding sequence ATGCCTGCGGACTTCAACTGGGCCATCGGCGGGGAAGCCGGCGATGGCATCGATTCGACGGGGAAGATATTCGCTCAGGCACTCTCTCGGGCTGGACGGCACGTGTTCACTTCGAAGGACTTCGCGTCCCGTATCCGCGGCGGATACACGGCGTACAAGGTCCGCACGTCGGTCGACCCGGTGCAGAGCGTCGTCGACCGACTCGACGTGCTCATCGCGCTGACGCCTCGGACTATCGAGGAGAATCTCGAAGAACTCCACGAAGGTTCCGTCATCATCTACGATGGCGAGCGGACCACGATGGAGAACATCGAGATACCCGAGGGGATGATTGGGCTGGACGTTCCCCTCAAGCGCCTCGCGGAGGAGGCCGGCGGAGCCATCATGCGAAACGTCGTCGCACTCGGCGCCGCCTGCGAAGTATCGAACTTCCCTATCGAGAACCTCGACAGCGCACTCGAGAAGCGCTTCGGCTCGAAGGGACAGTCTCTCGTCGACAACAACAAAGAGGCCGCACGGAGCGGTCAAGACTACGTCGAGGAGAACTACGATCACGAGTTCGACTACGACTTAGACACGACAGAGGAGGACTACGTTCTCCTGAACGGCGACCAAGCCATCGGGATGGGCGCAATCGCCGCCGGGTGTAAGTTCTACGCCGGATACCCCATCACGCCCGCGACGGACGTGATGGAGTATCTCAAGGGCCGCATCGAGCAGTTCGGCGGCCACGTCCTCCAAGCCGAAGACGAGCTCTCCGCCATCAACGTCGCACTCGGCGCGGCGCGCGCCGGTGCGCGTTCGATGACGGCGACGTCCGGTCCGGGTATCGACCTGATGACCGAGACGTTCGGACTCGTCGCCACCTCGGAGACGCCCCTCGTCATCGCCGACGTGATGCGGTCGGGCCCCTCGACGGGGATGCCGACGAAACAAGAACAGGGCGACCTGAACATGCTCCTGCACGGCGGTCACGGCGAGATTCCGCGTTTCGTCTTGGCTCCGACGACCATCGCCGAGTGCTTCTGGAAGACCGTCGAGGCGTTCAACCTCGCCGAGAAGTACCAGACGCCGGTCTACCTCACGTCCGACCTCGCGATGGCCGTCACCGAACAGACGTTCTCGCCCGAGATGTTCGACATGGACGAGGTCGAAATCGACCGCGGGAAAGTCGTCGACGACGACACCATCGGCGAGTGGCAAAACGAGAAAGGGCAGTTCCAACCGCACGCGCTGACCGACGACGGCGTCTCGCCGCGCGCGTTCCCCGGTACGGAGGGCGGCGCACACATGTCGACCGGTCTCGAACACGACGAACTCGGCCGCCGTACCGAGGACACCGACATGCGCGTACAGCAGGTTGACAAGCGCCAACAGAAGGTCCAGACGGCGCGAGACGACGAAGACTGGAGTCCGCGCGAGTTCGGGAACGAGGACGCCGACAACCTCGTCGTCTCGTGGGGGTCGAACGAGGGCGCGATGCGCGAAGCCATCGAGTTCCTCGAAGACGACGGCATCGACGTGCGGTTCCTCTCGGTTCCGTACATCTTCCCGCGTCCGGACCTCACGGAGGATATCGAAGCCGCAGACGACGTCATCGTCGTCGAGTGTAACGCGACCGGTCAGTTCGCCGACGTCGTAGAGCACGACACACTTACACGCGTCAAGCGACTCAACAAGTACAACGGTGTCCGGTTCAACGCGGACGAACTCGCGGCGGACATCAAAGAACTCCTCGCAGAGGAGGCTACGGCACAATAA
- a CDS encoding aldo/keto reductase, translating to MPVLGLGTWQNDDPDACANAVETALNAGYRHIDTAQAYGNEDAVGRGIENADVDREDVFLATKVWIDNLAHDDVLSSTEESLDKLGVDYVDLLYVHWPSREYDPEETFRAFDELVDDGKVERVGISNFEPEQVDEAVETADSPIFANQIELHPLLPQEELRDHCADADIEIVAYSPLARGEVFDVPELSDVAEKHDASEAQVSLAWLREKGVTAIPKATSEDHILDNWESLGVELDDEDVEKIDAIDRTDRRVDPDFAPW from the coding sequence ATGCCGGTGCTCGGACTTGGCACGTGGCAGAACGACGACCCCGACGCCTGCGCCAACGCGGTGGAGACGGCGCTGAACGCCGGATACCGTCACATCGACACGGCCCAAGCGTACGGCAACGAAGACGCCGTCGGCCGGGGCATAGAGAACGCGGACGTGGACCGAGAGGACGTCTTTCTCGCGACCAAGGTGTGGATAGACAACCTCGCGCACGACGACGTCCTCTCGTCGACCGAAGAGAGCCTCGACAAACTCGGCGTCGACTACGTGGACCTGCTCTACGTCCACTGGCCGTCCCGCGAGTACGACCCCGAAGAGACGTTCCGCGCGTTCGACGAACTCGTAGACGACGGAAAAGTAGAGCGCGTCGGAATCAGCAACTTCGAACCCGAACAGGTCGACGAAGCCGTCGAGACGGCCGACTCGCCCATCTTCGCGAACCAGATAGAGCTGCATCCCCTCCTCCCGCAGGAGGAACTCAGAGACCACTGCGCCGACGCGGACATCGAAATCGTCGCGTACTCTCCGCTCGCGCGCGGCGAGGTGTTCGACGTGCCCGAACTCTCAGACGTCGCGGAGAAACACGACGCCAGCGAGGCGCAAGTGTCGCTCGCGTGGCTTCGCGAGAAGGGCGTCACCGCCATCCCGAAGGCGACGAGCGAAGACCACATCCTCGACAACTGGGAGTCTCTCGGCGTCGAACTCGACGACGAGGACGTCGAGAAGATAGACGCCATCGACCGGACCGACCGCCGCGTCGACCCCGACTTCGCGCCCTGGTAA
- a CDS encoding 2-oxoacid:ferredoxin oxidoreductase subunit beta, with protein sequence MSSEIRFTDFKSDKQPTWCPGCGDFGTMNGMMKALANTGNDPDNTFVVAGIGCSGKIGTYMHSYALHGVHGRALPVGTGVKLANPNLEVMVAGGDGDGYSIGAGHFVHAVRRNVDMTYVVMDNRIYGLTKGQASPTSREDFETSTTPEGPQQPPVNPLALALAAGGTFIAQSFSTDAQRHAEIVQKAIEHDGFGFVNVFSPCVTFNDVDTYDYFRDNLVDLAEEDHDPSDYDSAKDKILDAGKEYQGVIWQDDESVPYDQKHDLDSDMSEIDEGAPDGAMDLVREFY encoded by the coding sequence ATGAGCTCCGAAATCCGCTTTACCGACTTCAAGTCCGACAAACAGCCCACGTGGTGCCCCGGTTGCGGGGACTTCGGCACGATGAACGGGATGATGAAGGCCCTCGCGAACACGGGGAACGACCCCGACAACACCTTCGTCGTCGCCGGTATCGGCTGTTCCGGAAAGATTGGTACGTACATGCACTCGTACGCCCTCCACGGCGTTCACGGGCGCGCACTCCCCGTCGGCACGGGCGTCAAACTCGCCAACCCGAACCTCGAAGTGATGGTCGCGGGCGGCGACGGTGACGGCTACTCCATCGGTGCCGGTCACTTCGTCCACGCCGTGCGGCGGAACGTCGACATGACGTACGTCGTCATGGACAACCGCATCTACGGCCTGACGAAGGGGCAGGCCTCGCCCACGTCGCGCGAGGACTTCGAGACGTCCACGACGCCGGAGGGTCCCCAGCAACCGCCGGTGAACCCCCTCGCACTCGCACTCGCGGCGGGCGGGACGTTCATCGCGCAGTCGTTCTCCACCGACGCACAGCGCCACGCCGAAATCGTCCAGAAAGCCATCGAACACGACGGGTTCGGCTTCGTCAACGTGTTCAGCCCGTGCGTCACGTTCAACGACGTGGACACGTACGACTACTTCCGCGACAACCTCGTCGACCTCGCCGAAGAGGACCACGACCCCTCGGACTACGACTCGGCGAAAGACAAGATTCTCGACGCCGGAAAGGAGTACCAAGGCGTCATCTGGCAAGACGACGAGTCGGTGCCGTACGACCAGAAACACGACCTCGACTCGGACATGTCCGAAATCGACGAGGGCGCGCCCGACGGCGCGATGGACCTCGTCCGCGAGTTCTACTGA
- a CDS encoding ABC transporter permease subunit, with protein sequence MTVGETVGDLFVVATRELRTVARTPALLGISVVFLASVVGVAWGGTGGGGGFVPLTLDLLTFTEVLVPVLAVAFGYRSILDDRLTGELDMLRTFDVGRVAYVGGVYLGRGMALVALVVASLLVAGLLVPVLTADQPTFLATNEAADSLLRFVRFVALAAAFSLVMLAVTVAVSAAARTLRTAFVLVTALVAVFVLGADTALLAGLAAGVVSPEGLSGLLAFGPNSAFRGLVLSSAVGVVGGAGVNAGSPFVNALGLFAWWAVGLGVAVWRVWPNVERGAQ encoded by the coding sequence ATGACCGTCGGCGAGACGGTCGGGGACCTGTTCGTCGTCGCCACCCGAGAACTACGGACCGTCGCGCGGACGCCCGCGCTCCTCGGCATCTCCGTCGTCTTTCTCGCGAGCGTCGTCGGCGTCGCGTGGGGCGGGACGGGCGGCGGCGGCGGGTTCGTCCCCCTCACGCTCGACCTGCTGACGTTCACCGAGGTTCTCGTCCCGGTCTTGGCTGTCGCGTTCGGCTACCGGAGCATCCTCGACGACCGCCTCACGGGCGAACTCGACATGCTCCGAACGTTCGACGTCGGACGAGTCGCGTACGTCGGGGGCGTCTACCTCGGCCGCGGGATGGCGCTCGTCGCTCTCGTCGTCGCGTCGCTACTCGTCGCCGGACTGCTCGTTCCGGTGTTGACCGCCGACCAGCCGACGTTCCTCGCGACGAACGAGGCGGCCGACTCCCTGCTTCGGTTCGTCCGGTTCGTCGCTCTCGCGGCGGCGTTCTCGCTCGTGATGCTCGCGGTGACGGTTGCGGTATCGGCGGCCGCGAGAACGCTGCGAACCGCGTTCGTGCTCGTCACGGCTCTCGTTGCGGTGTTCGTACTCGGTGCGGACACCGCGCTCTTGGCCGGACTCGCGGCGGGCGTCGTCTCGCCGGAGGGACTGTCGGGACTGCTCGCGTTCGGGCCGAACAGCGCGTTTCGCGGCCTCGTCCTCTCCTCGGCCGTCGGCGTCGTCGGTGGTGCCGGGGTCAACGCCGGGTCGCCGTTCGTGAACGCCCTCGGACTGTTCGCGTGGTGGGCGGTCGGTCTGGGCGTCGCAGTCTGGCGCGTCTGGCCGAACGTGGAACGCGGGGCGCAGTAG
- a CDS encoding ABC transporter ATP-binding protein has translation MTDDAPAAVTVSDLRQSFGDVTVLDGVSMSVAPGDVVAIVGPNGSGKSTLLELLVGVRAAGGGSVELGGGEGDRRVGYLPQRPAFREGFTARDTLDFYARFLAEADVPGTLERVGLSGVSDRTVGSLSGGMTRLLGLGQAILGSPDVLVLDEPGSGLDPAMVERLFAVVGELAADGTAVVVASHNLAAVEMHADTVALLDRGRFAAVGPPADLLSETGTETLVGAFLAIVEGGEGGSTVRASAGDGEATER, from the coding sequence GTGACCGACGACGCACCGGCCGCGGTCACGGTGTCCGACCTGCGGCAGTCGTTCGGCGACGTGACCGTCCTCGACGGCGTCTCGATGTCGGTCGCGCCCGGGGACGTCGTCGCCATCGTCGGCCCGAACGGGTCGGGGAAATCGACGCTTCTCGAACTGCTCGTGGGCGTTCGCGCCGCCGGCGGCGGAAGCGTCGAACTCGGCGGGGGCGAGGGGGACCGGCGCGTGGGCTATCTCCCCCAGCGACCGGCGTTCCGCGAGGGGTTCACCGCCCGCGACACGCTCGATTTCTACGCGCGGTTCCTCGCGGAGGCGGACGTGCCGGGAACGCTCGAACGCGTCGGCCTGAGCGGCGTCTCGGACCGGACCGTCGGTTCGCTCTCGGGCGGCATGACGCGACTGCTGGGACTCGGCCAAGCGATTCTCGGGAGTCCCGACGTACTCGTCCTCGACGAACCGGGGAGCGGACTCGACCCCGCGATGGTTGAACGACTGTTCGCCGTGGTCGGCGAGTTGGCCGCGGACGGAACGGCCGTCGTCGTCGCGTCGCACAACCTCGCGGCCGTCGAGATGCACGCGGACACCGTCGCCCTCCTCGACCGGGGTCGCTTCGCCGCCGTCGGCCCGCCGGCGGACCTCCTCTCGGAGACGGGGACCGAGACGCTGGTCGGGGCGTTTCTCGCCATCGTCGAGGGAGGCGAGGGCGGGTCGACCGTCCGCGCGAGTGCGGGAGACGGGGAGGCGACGGAGCGATGA
- a CDS encoding nitrous oxide reductase accessory protein NosL produces MDSSFRESSRVGCRRRRFLAAGVTFATAALGGCLGSGGDSESSAPAAVTVPEGATCDVCGMNIRQNPGPNAEIFYGDHSPEGHDNPARFCSTWEAYQYDFDRESDGWEDVAFFVTDYSAVEYEVTEDGGDQVLSSHPDAEAFVAASEVTYVVGSDAVGSMGRDLVAFSEAGDAESFQSEYGGDLATHDEVTPEVIGTL; encoded by the coding sequence ATGGACAGTAGCTTCCGCGAGTCGTCCCGGGTAGGATGCCGCCGCCGCCGGTTTCTCGCCGCGGGAGTGACTTTCGCGACTGCCGCACTCGGAGGCTGTCTCGGGTCCGGGGGGGATTCTGAGTCGTCGGCCCCGGCGGCGGTCACCGTGCCGGAAGGGGCCACCTGCGACGTCTGCGGGATGAACATCCGGCAGAACCCCGGACCGAACGCCGAGATATTCTACGGGGACCACAGCCCCGAGGGCCACGACAACCCCGCGCGGTTCTGTAGCACGTGGGAGGCGTACCAGTACGACTTCGACCGCGAATCCGACGGATGGGAGGACGTCGCGTTCTTCGTCACGGACTACTCGGCCGTCGAGTACGAGGTCACGGAGGACGGCGGCGACCAGGTCCTCTCCTCGCACCCGGACGCGGAGGCGTTCGTCGCCGCGAGCGAGGTGACCTACGTCGTGGGCTCCGACGCCGTCGGTTCGATGGGGAGAGACCTCGTCGCGTTCTCCGAGGCGGGGGACGCGGAGTCGTTCCAGTCCGAGTACGGCGGTGACCTCGCCACGCACGACGAGGTGACGCCGGAGGTAATCGGAACGCTCTGA
- a CDS encoding geranylgeranyl reductase family protein has product MSAEAYDIVVVGGGTAGAFAAATGASEGLDVALLERKSESEAGHIACGDAIKGKKTFPDVLDLDYLREESFTNQRISRAVFENPRGETLDIPFKSTGAVIDRKRYGEVILEEADRLGAELQFDTVVQDVMQDDDGTVTGVRAKRDGNVLEYEAQVTIDGAGALSLLQDKTDFSGTHFDTNVSYSQFCSAYREVIDVSEPVDYDDAIVFKPTEELGYLWYFPRSATEINAGLGFQMTEEPMELIEVLKRDLRNRPEFANATVKDKLGAALPTRRPYDSAVADGFIAAGDSAGHVNPTTGGGIPGAARSAHWAAKRAAKAISEGDVSEANLWEYNRDVMTDFGKRFAAVDLYNIWGTAHEVNDLVDIVSSLPGQQLVDALSSGSSEMSLKLKLETLVKTFGHWRALSGLYKVSRKASEITTQYNAYPSSPRGFEAWQDARDGVMEDLYEITGADPKY; this is encoded by the coding sequence ATGTCTGCGGAAGCCTACGATATCGTCGTCGTCGGAGGAGGAACGGCGGGAGCCTTCGCCGCGGCGACCGGGGCGTCGGAAGGCCTCGACGTCGCTCTCCTCGAGCGGAAATCGGAGAGCGAGGCCGGTCACATCGCCTGTGGGGACGCCATCAAGGGAAAAAAGACGTTCCCAGACGTTCTCGATCTCGATTACCTCCGTGAGGAATCGTTCACCAACCAACGGATCAGTCGCGCCGTCTTCGAGAACCCGCGCGGCGAGACGCTCGACATCCCGTTCAAGAGCACGGGCGCGGTCATCGACCGAAAGCGCTACGGCGAGGTGATCTTAGAGGAGGCCGACCGACTCGGCGCGGAACTGCAGTTCGATACGGTGGTCCAAGACGTGATGCAGGACGACGACGGCACCGTCACCGGCGTCCGCGCCAAGCGCGACGGGAACGTGCTCGAATACGAAGCGCAGGTCACCATCGACGGCGCGGGCGCGTTGTCGCTCCTGCAGGACAAGACGGATTTCTCCGGGACGCACTTCGATACGAACGTCTCGTACTCGCAGTTCTGCTCTGCCTACCGGGAGGTTATCGACGTCTCGGAACCCGTCGACTACGACGACGCCATCGTGTTCAAACCGACAGAGGAGTTGGGCTATCTCTGGTACTTCCCTCGGTCCGCCACGGAGATAAACGCCGGACTCGGCTTCCAGATGACAGAAGAGCCGATGGAACTGATCGAGGTGCTGAAACGCGACTTGCGGAACCGCCCGGAGTTCGCGAACGCGACGGTGAAAGACAAACTCGGTGCCGCCCTGCCGACGCGCCGACCCTACGACTCGGCGGTCGCAGACGGCTTCATCGCCGCCGGAGACTCTGCAGGCCACGTCAATCCGACCACCGGCGGCGGCATCCCCGGCGCGGCCAGGTCCGCCCACTGGGCGGCCAAGCGCGCCGCGAAAGCCATCTCCGAGGGCGACGTGAGCGAGGCGAACCTCTGGGAGTACAACCGCGACGTGATGACCGACTTCGGCAAGCGGTTCGCCGCGGTCGACCTCTACAACATCTGGGGCACCGCCCACGAGGTCAACGACCTCGTCGATATCGTCTCGTCGCTCCCGGGTCAGCAACTCGTCGACGCCCTCAGCAGCGGTTCCTCCGAGATGAGCCTGAAACTGAAACTGGAGACGCTCGTGAAGACGTTCGGCCACTGGCGCGCGCTCTCTGGTCTCTACAAGGTGAGTCGAAAGGCCTCGGAGATTACGACGCAGTACAACGCCTACCCCTCGTCGCCGCGCGGATTCGAGGCGTGGCAGGACGCGCGCGACGGCGTGATGGAAGACCTCTACGAGATAACCGGCGCGGACCCGAAGTACTGA
- a CDS encoding FAD-dependent oxidoreductase: MDATVAVAAVREVGPDTVAIEFETPDGFEAEPGQFVKLTGTVDGESYSRFYTLSSPGVEGTFEVTVGVDPEEAGPFSRHLVDLSAGDELDVTGPFGSDYYEGESRVVVLAGGPGIGPAVGIGEAAARDGNEVAVVYQSDAPAHEERLDALRESGASVVVTDGDIEDAVSDAVTTKEGEQVFVYGFADFVAEATDAVDAAGGDADAAKVENFG; encoded by the coding sequence ATGGACGCAACTGTCGCCGTCGCGGCCGTTCGAGAAGTCGGACCGGACACGGTTGCCATCGAGTTCGAGACGCCGGACGGGTTCGAGGCCGAACCCGGTCAGTTCGTGAAACTCACCGGCACCGTCGACGGCGAGTCGTACTCTCGGTTCTACACGCTCTCCTCGCCGGGCGTCGAAGGGACGTTCGAGGTGACTGTCGGCGTCGACCCCGAGGAGGCCGGGCCGTTCAGTCGGCATCTGGTAGACCTCTCTGCGGGCGACGAACTCGACGTGACCGGCCCGTTCGGAAGCGACTACTACGAGGGCGAGTCGCGCGTCGTCGTCCTCGCGGGGGGTCCGGGAATCGGCCCCGCGGTGGGAATCGGCGAGGCGGCCGCCCGAGACGGAAACGAGGTGGCGGTCGTCTACCAGTCCGACGCACCCGCCCACGAGGAGAGGTTAGACGCCCTCCGCGAGTCGGGCGCGTCCGTCGTCGTCACCGACGGCGACATAGAGGACGCCGTCTCGGACGCGGTGACGACGAAAGAAGGCGAACAGGTGTTCGTCTACGGGTTCGCTGATTTCGTCGCGGAGGCGACTGACGCCGTCGACGCCGCGGGCGGCGACGCCGACGCCGCGAAAGTCGAGAACTTCGGCTGA